The genomic segment TGGAAGGACTGATAGGGCTGGCCAGTCGAGGCGTGCCAGATTGCCGTGACTGTTGGGCCACCCTATCCAATGGAGTCTGGTAAGTGTCCGTCCTGCTGACCAGCGCGTCAGGAGTGCCTCCTGCTCTGACTGCAGCGTGTTTAGCGTCTGGCTGGGCAGCGGCACCAGCAGCTCATCATTTGCCTCCTGCGTGACCGCATGTTCATAGTCAGGGAGCACCAGAATGACCGTGGCATAGTCACTTAACTGATGGATAGCCCTTACCGTCCAGCGCTCGGGGTCGGCGATCAAAATGACATCCCATATCGGCGCTTTTTTTACGTTGTGCCAATCGATGACGCTTCCGCGACGTAGCGCCTTTCCGGTGACGCGTTTCACGTTGGCGCGTAACATCTGGTGATGTGTTTGGTGTGGGTCGGGGCCATGGTGCAGGACGCCAGCGTCGGAGTGCTGCACCAATGTCGCTGCGAGGTCAGTCCAAGTGGCCTGAGCTACGCTCTGCCAGTCGAGGAGCTGGGGGGTCGACGTGCTGCTCTCGGGACGAGTCAGGATCACACGTAGGGTGGCCCCATCCGTGGCGCTCGCCCACTCCGTTGGTAAAGATTGTCCGAACTGCCAGCCGAAAGGGTCTCGTGCTGCCGGATGGGGCCACGTACCCATTAGATCGACATCCTCCGCAGTCAGAGTCAAAGAAGAGTGGGGCAGGCTCCGGAGTATCCGGGGTTCTGCTCGCTGTGGTTCGATGGCCAGGCGAGCGACCTGTTTGCTGATCGCCTCTGGTGTGCGTTTCACCAGCCCGGCGATCTGATCTTCATGGATTGCGGCGTAAGTCAGGGCGGCGACCAGCTGCCGTTCCTGCCGCGTCCAGGTGGCAAAAGCCCTTGGTGCTGCGACCGAACGAGGCACTACTGGTCTCACCGTAAGGGAGATCTCCAGCAGGGTCAGGAGTGCTGTAAAAGCAACGTGTGAGCGGGTTACATCTGACATGATGGATGACGTGCAGCGTGTCCCACCATACACCCTGGAGCGGGGGTTTCAGCTGGTGAGTTACACCACGCCAGGCAAACGTGATGAGCCGTTTGTAGTCGTTCTCGAGCACCTTCCCGACCAGTACTGTCCGGTCTGTAGCGTCAATCATCCAGTTCGTTCGCTGTCACCACGCCGGATTCATGACGTTCCCTATGACGGTCACCCGGTGGTGCTAAGCGTGGTGGAAGGACAGTGGCGCTGCCCCACGAGGCAAGAACAGTACTGGCTGCGCTATGACGTTGATCGCCTGCGTTGTACCGATGCCCTGAGGGCCTATATCACTCGCCAACGCGGGAGAGTGACGGTGCGGGATCTGGCAAGAGAAACAGGCCTCAGCCCAGCGAAAATCGTTCGTCTGACAAAACATGCTGAGGCGCAACGAGTGCCCTCTACTCCTGTCGAGCGTGTTAAACACCTGGGACTCGACGACATCTACATGCAGGGAGGTCAGCACCTCATCGCTGTCGATCTGGATACAGGCCGCGTGCTGGCACTGCAACGTGCCGGTAACATCACTCAAGGACGTGCTGGACAGATTGACGTCGATATATTTGTTTTCGGATTGCCAGAGGCGGATGTGGTCGCCCTTGACCTGCATCCAGTGCAGTATCAAGCCGCCAGGCGACGCTGGCCTGAGGCTGTTCTGGTGGTGGACAAGCGTCATTTGCTCGCAATCATTGACCGGGAGGTATTGGCGCAGGCCGCCCGCGTGATCCTCGATTGGCACGAAGAGGACGATCAGAACCTCTCTGCACAGCGCATCATCAGCAAATTTGGCTCTGCTGCCTACCCCTACCTGGCACTCCGGACGCTGGTACTGCGTCGCCGTCATTCCCTGACGGCGGCAGACCACGTTGCGTGGTCGATGATCCGCCGTGAAAAAGGACAGGAGGCTCAGCTGCTGTGGGAAATGTACAGCTGGCGGGAGGCGCTCTATGACGTTTATGACCGTGATCGACGGGATCCTGCTGCTCTCACGGCGTGGCTGACTGCACTGACGCAGTGGCATACTCGGCGGTTCAATACCGAGGCGGGAAGCTATAGCCAGCCGCTGGGTCGGATTCGCTGGGCGCTCGAAACGTACCCGGAGGCCTGTGCCGCTTACCTGACGACAGGCGTGACCAATGCCGTCACGGAGAAAGCCAATGCCCGGGTACGGCGGGTCTTGCGTCAGGGCCACCGCTATGATCCACAGGCTCTGGTCAATCTGGTCAATCGGGAAGATGACGCGGAGCTGCCAACAGGAGCCGCTACCTATATGGTCTTGCAAACGTCAGTCCCTGGCAAAAGGAGGAAACGGAAACTCAGACTGGAGAAGGGAAATCTTCTACAGCAGCCCCATCCCGTTAGAGAAGACGACGCCTCACTTCCACCACCTGCTGCACCTTCACAGGGGAAACAGCAGGTGGTGCTCCACACGGTTCCCCATGTTGCTGCGCGGCATCTGCCTATTCAGCATCCCGATACCGGGTTGCCACAGCCGGTGTGGATATGGCTCCACTCGGCAGTAGCACCTGCACGACGTGGCTCTCCACGCTGGGTGTCACACATAGCGAACCTTGCACCCGAAGGTCTGTCGCCACAGTGGGCTGTTTTAAATGCAGGCAACGTCACCGACCGTAAGGGGATAAGGGTTGCTGCAGACTCCGTCAATTTATGGCGCACAACAGTGCTGTATCACTATGCTCTGCAGCAGGCACATGAGTTTGCCGCGACCATGCGGGACTTATTAGGCGATGGGTGGGATATCCATGATCTATGGTGCCGAAATACGGTTCTTTGTGACCAGTTACAGTCCACCCTCCTGACTCTCAGTGGAGCACGTTTTCTGTCCCCGACAGAACGAGACCTTGGTGTACTTCAGATGATTCAGCAGGGTCACTCGATCGAGGTCAGAGACGTTGATGCAATACGCGCGATCTTGGATTGTTGGTGTAGTGCAGCCCTGAGTGTGGACACGGGGCGTGCTGTGGATCGGCTTAGGCAGATACGTCCACAATTGTCTGCCCTCTCGCAGTCACAGCTACATGCTCTCATCCCGGAGATTCGTTGGCAGTTGGGAGCGGAGATGCTTGTACGGCAACAGCTACTGCCGCCAGAATTAACACCTACCAGAGTTGACCGAGCTTTACACTTCCAAGTCCTCTGGGAAGCTTGGCAGAAGATTAAGAATAGTTAAATTTTAGTGAGCATGGCGTCTGAGCTGAATATTTTGGTTCTTTTTCCTAACCCGTCCAAAACTGCTCTTAAAATTTAAAACAAAATAGCGTCAGATTTGTTTCACTTCTTTTATTATTTTATGAGCAAAATCAGCTCACCACTTCTCACAGCAACTCCCTCAGAGCGACTCCAACCCCCTCGGCGAGGCGGTGCATGTTATCGACGCTGATGTTGCGGCGGCCCACTTCGACCTGGGCGATGTACGACCAGGTGATGCCACTTCTGTCCGCGAGGTCTTCCAGGGTCATGCCCGCGCGGTTGCGTTCTTCTCGGAGGCGTCTGCCAAAAGTGAGGCGGGAGGTGGTGGGATCGCTCTGGGTTTTGGCCACACCGTAGGCTGGCGACTTGCTTCTGCTGGGGCCATGCAATTAAAGCCATATCAATTAAAGCCATGCTATTCTGTTGTGGTCGAAACGGGAGGAGAACATGACGAAAAAACTGGCCCTCATCTTGACCCTTGCTCTGCTGGGAACAGCTTCCGCCGCCAAGCCCGCCAACTGCGCCAAGACCGTGGGGCTGTACTCAGGTTCACTGCACTACACCAGTCTCGCGAAGTTCCCGGATCCGGAGGAAGAGGTCAGCCTCGACTTTCTGGATCGCTTCAATCCAGTGGCATCAGCCGAGGTCTGCGGTGTGAAATTCAGGGCCGATGCCGGAGAGAAGACGCTCACCGCCAGTGCGCCTGATCTGGGGAGCATCGCCCGGGTTTTCTCGTCCAGGGCGAAGGGGCAGCTGTCCATCTCCACATTTTTTCCCAATAAGTTAGGGAAAGCGGCCTCTGTAGATCTGCTGTACGATCTGAAGGGGCGAACCGTCAGCTTCAAGGATCCCGGAGACCTGATCACGACGTTTGTCATCGCGGTCAAAGTCGATGGTGGTGCCCTGCAGCCGCTGTATTACAACGGCAAGATGACGCCGGTTCGGATTCCGCCGTCAGCCAAGGCCTTTGACCTCTATGTCCGGATGCCGACAGGGAAGTTCACGGCCTGGGAACGGGTCAGCGTCAACCTGAAGACGCCGGGTGTGGTGCTGTATCAGGAAGCCAAGTTCCCAGCGAAGTAAGCCTCTCAAATTGCAGCCGCTCACCTCTGGTGGGCGCTTTCTACGGCAGGGCCTTGCTGCGCCCAGACACCTGTTGACGGGGAGGGGAGGGATGTG from the Deinococcus fonticola genome contains:
- a CDS encoding transposase → MMDDVQRVPPYTLERGFQLVSYTTPGKRDEPFVVVLEHLPDQYCPVCSVNHPVRSLSPRRIHDVPYDGHPVVLSVVEGQWRCPTRQEQYWLRYDVDRLRCTDALRAYITRQRGRVTVRDLARETGLSPAKIVRLTKHAEAQRVPSTPVERVKHLGLDDIYMQGGQHLIAVDLDTGRVLALQRAGNITQGRAGQIDVDIFVFGLPEADVVALDLHPVQYQAARRRWPEAVLVVDKRHLLAIIDREVLAQAARVILDWHEEDDQNLSAQRIISKFGSAAYPYLALRTLVLRRRHSLTAADHVAWSMIRREKGQEAQLLWEMYSWREALYDVYDRDRRDPAALTAWLTALTQWHTRRFNTEAGSYSQPLGRIRWALETYPEACAAYLTTGVTNAVTEKANARVRRVLRQGHRYDPQALVNLVNREDDAELPTGAATYMVLQTSVPGKRRKRKLRLEKGNLLQQPHPVREDDASLPPPAAPSQGKQQVVLHTVPHVAARHLPIQHPDTGLPQPVWIWLHSAVAPARRGSPRWVSHIANLAPEGLSPQWAVLNAGNVTDRKGIRVAADSVNLWRTTVLYHYALQQAHEFAATMRDLLGDGWDIHDLWCRNTVLCDQLQSTLLTLSGARFLSPTERDLGVLQMIQQGHSIEVRDVDAIRAILDCWCSAALSVDTGRAVDRLRQIRPQLSALSQSQLHALIPEIRWQLGAEMLVRQQLLPPELTPTRVDRALHFQVLWEAWQKIKNS
- a CDS encoding helix-turn-helix domain-containing protein; amino-acid sequence: MAKTQSDPTTSRLTFGRRLREERNRAGMTLEDLADRSGITWSYIAQVEVGRRNISVDNMHRLAEGVGVALRELL